The genomic interval AAAATCGGCGAAATTGCGATCATGACATCGCAAACTCTCCACCCCGGCGTTTTCCGAACCGGACTCCCCCAGCAGCGCGGCGGTTGTGCCGACGCGGTCGAGTCGGCCGTCGAGTCCGAGCGTAGACGGTTTGCCCGCGAGCTTCATGACGGGCTTGCCCAGGACCTGACGGCGTTGTCGCTCGCGGTCGAGATGGCAACGGAACCCGAGGATCTCGGTCAAGTCGCCGAGCTCGCGCGCCGGGCTTGCGAAGAAGTCCGCCGGCAGATGAGCGCGTTGCATCCGCCGCGGATGAGCGGAGCGATTCTGGCCAAGTCGCTGCGTGAACTGGCGAGCCGCGCCCGGCGCCAAAGCGGGGCGGTTATCGAGGTGGACGACAGTCGGCTCACGTTCGCGCCGGGCACCGCCGGCTATGACTTGGTCCGCGTCGCCGGGGAGGCCGTGCAGAATGCCTTGCGTCACGGCGGGGCACGAACGGTCTCGATCACGCTCACCGACGTGCCGGACCCGACGGGGATCCACGGCGACCAAGTTCGGTTACGGGTCGTCGACGATGGGACAGGGTTTGACCGGACATCGTTGCGGCCACGGGCGGACGGATCCGGGCGTGGGCTCGGTTTTATGCGCGAGCGTATCGAGGAGCTCTACGGCGTATTCGTCGTTCAATCCGAACCCGGCCGCGGCACATCCGTAATGGCCGAAGTGCCCGCCCGTCGCACCACGGTCAAGTTCGATCGTTCGTCAAGCGACGAGACGGAATGAGTGATGATCTCGCGCTAGCCGCTTGGCTCACGCGCATTGGAAGCTTTTCCCCGAACCCATCCACTGCGGAGTCGTCGTGATTATCACCCGACAGGAAACGGACGACATACGGTCCTCGAACGAGGATCGACAATGGCAATGGCCCAACTTCGCCGAGTGGGCGTTGCGAAACGAAATCCGACCGGCGGAGGTGTTGCACTTTCGTCGCGGCAGTAGCCGATGCCTCGAGACCCGCGGCACGCGCCACCCTCGCCGGTTCGACGATTCGGAAGTGGACCGTCTCGTCTTGACACTCATGGTCAGCGGCCACGTCTATGGCCGCGCCGATGAACCCGACAACGACACGCGGGGCGGACGACTGTTGCCCATGGCGGAGTTTGGACATGTGTTCGCGTCGTCACCCGGCATGCCGTCGAATCTCGAAGCGCACGGCTCGACGGAGTTCGTCACGGTTTCGTTCTCCTTCACCGCGTCCACGCCACTTCCCGCGCAGCCGGGACTGACGCGTGGGTTGGACCTGGGGCCGTTGGGTGCTCGTGCGTGGGAGGACCCACAGGTTCGGACGCTTTGTGCCGACCTGGACCGATTCGCCGATGCGGAAGACTCGCTATCAACCCAGATGCAAATTGACGGCCTCTGGATGAGACTCTGTGCGCGATTGTTGCAGTTAGGCCAGTCGGCCATGCTCGAACGGAACGAGTTGCAGCCCGGGGTGTTGGGGAACATTCTGGACATGGCACGCGAACGGTTGAGCGTCGGCGTCACCTCCGATGACTTGGCCGTGGCCGCGGGTGTCGATCCGTCGCAGTTCGGGCGGCTGTTCAAGCAGGCGACGGGTGAGTCGCCGCGCGTCTACCTCATGCGGCTTCGCGTCGAGCAGGCGAAAACACTCCTGCGTCACTACCCCGAATGGACTACGGAAGAAGTGGCCCATAGTTGTGGTTACAGGGACGTACGTGATTTCGTAAAGTGTTTTGATCTGCTCGTGGGTGAGTTGCCCACGATTTGGCGACAAACCACAACGCCGTAAGGACGCCATGGATTCTCCGCTTCCGCCCAACCGCCAAGCCTGGCCGACGTTTGCCGACTGGCTCATGCATAGTGACGGGCGGCAGCACGACCTGTTGCATCATCGCTGTAGCGGTACGGTGGCCGTCGACGTGTGTCGGGCCCGGACGACCGAGGCGTTCGATAACCCCGCGACCGATCACCTGGCAATCATCCTCGTCACCGCAGGTCGTGGCAAAGAGCACCGTCTCGACTTCGGCCACGGCGAGTTCTCGGTCACGCCTTCGCCCGGGCTTGCCGTGCTCTCCTCGCCCAACACCCCGTCGCGCCTCCGCGGCAAGGGGCCTTACGAGTTTCTCACGGTGTCCTTCTCGGCCCAGGCGACGACGACGCTGCTCGAGCGGTCGGGCTTGTCGAAGGGCTTCGATTCAGCCCCGCTCGGCTCGAAAGCGTGGGGCGACGCACAGGTGGAGTCGCTGTGCCTGGACTTGGACCGCGCGTCGGCCGACTCCACGCCGGCGGGGCGGTTGTACGTCGACGGCGTGTGGACGAGTCTGGTGGGTCGGCTCCTGCACCTGAGCCAGGAAGCGACGCCCAGCGAACCCAAGCGGGCCAAGCTGCACCCCCGGGCATTGGCGCAGGTGTTAGATCTGATGCACGCACGTTTGGGTTCTGGCGTTTCGCTCGACGAGTTGGCCGAAGTCGCCGGCGTCAACCAGTTGCACTTCGGTCGGCTGTTCAAGCAGGCGACGGGTGAGCCGCCGTACGCGTACATGACCCGGCTGCGTGTCGAGGAAGCCCAGCGGCTCTTAAGGACGCATCCCGAATGGACGATCGCCGCGATCGCCAACACCTGTGGCTTCTCTGACCAAAGCCACCTGAGCCGACACTTCAAGCGCATCGTCGGCACCACCCCCGCGAACTGGCGCAAAGCTCACTGATTCTCGTCACGCCACGCTGACGAGCAGAGGAAAGTCGGTACCGTCTCGGAGATGAGCACCGCGCCGCCCTCGCAGCCTTACCGGCAGATCCACCTCGACTTTCACACCGGTGGGGCGATCCCCGACGTCGCGGCGGACTTCGATGCCGAGCAGTTTGCACGCACGCTCAAGGAAGCGCACGTCGAATCGGTGCAGCTCTTCGCCCGTGACTGGCATGGGTGGATGTACTACCCGTCGTCGTTCGCCGAGCACATTCACCCGAAATTGCGTCGGCCCGACCTGCTCGGCGAACAGATCAAGGCCGTCCACGACGCAGGTCTGCGCTGCCCGATCTACACCGCGGTTCAGGTCGATCGTCGCAGCGCGGACTTGCACCCCGACTGGTGCCAACGCCAATCCGACGGCAGCCATCGCAGCGGCACCAAGTCCGACCAAGGCGTCTTCGGGCCCGGCTGGGAGCCGCTGCTTTGCCTCAACTCGCCGTTTGCCGACTTCTTCGCGCAGCACCTCGACGAGTTGCTCACGCGGTACGACTGCGACGGGTTCTGGTTCGACGGTGTTTCGCCGCAGGACTGCTGCTGTCGGCACTGTCTCGCGACGATGGCCCAGCGCGGCATCGACCCGACCGATCGCGACGCGCGACGGGCATTCGGCATGGACGTTTGCCACGAGTG from Planctomycetota bacterium carries:
- a CDS encoding sensor histidine kinase, with amino-acid sequence MTSQTLHPGVFRTGLPQQRGGCADAVESAVESERRRFARELHDGLAQDLTALSLAVEMATEPEDLGQVAELARRACEEVRRQMSALHPPRMSGAILAKSLRELASRARRQSGAVIEVDDSRLTFAPGTAGYDLVRVAGEAVQNALRHGGARTVSITLTDVPDPTGIHGDQVRLRVVDDGTGFDRTSLRPRADGSGRGLGFMRERIEELYGVFVVQSEPGRGTSVMAEVPARRTTVKFDRSSSDETE
- a CDS encoding helix-turn-helix domain-containing protein translates to MIITRQETDDIRSSNEDRQWQWPNFAEWALRNEIRPAEVLHFRRGSSRCLETRGTRHPRRFDDSEVDRLVLTLMVSGHVYGRADEPDNDTRGGRLLPMAEFGHVFASSPGMPSNLEAHGSTEFVTVSFSFTASTPLPAQPGLTRGLDLGPLGARAWEDPQVRTLCADLDRFADAEDSLSTQMQIDGLWMRLCARLLQLGQSAMLERNELQPGVLGNILDMARERLSVGVTSDDLAVAAGVDPSQFGRLFKQATGESPRVYLMRLRVEQAKTLLRHYPEWTTEEVAHSCGYRDVRDFVKCFDLLVGELPTIWRQTTTP
- a CDS encoding AraC family transcriptional regulator gives rise to the protein MDSPLPPNRQAWPTFADWLMHSDGRQHDLLHHRCSGTVAVDVCRARTTEAFDNPATDHLAIILVTAGRGKEHRLDFGHGEFSVTPSPGLAVLSSPNTPSRLRGKGPYEFLTVSFSAQATTTLLERSGLSKGFDSAPLGSKAWGDAQVESLCLDLDRASADSTPAGRLYVDGVWTSLVGRLLHLSQEATPSEPKRAKLHPRALAQVLDLMHARLGSGVSLDELAEVAGVNQLHFGRLFKQATGEPPYAYMTRLRVEEAQRLLRTHPEWTIAAIANTCGFSDQSHLSRHFKRIVGTTPANWRKAH